A portion of the Acidimicrobiia bacterium genome contains these proteins:
- the chrA gene encoding chromate efflux transporter, which translates to MDRADRSRVAEVGCLFARLGLTAFGGPAAHVAMMRREVVEQRGWVDDQEFLDLVGATNLIPGPNSTELAIHLGARRAGARGLVVAGVAFILPAAVIVTGLAWLYSEYGRSAAFVDLSYGVLPVVMAIIGQALWGLARTAIKTLALGTTTAAVMALYLVGVNELLLLAAGAFGGILVSAWRAKPPGGSTALLGALLVAPGGLGVLVARARTTVDPELARLFFVFLKIGSVLYGSGYVLLAFLQRDLVQHLGWVTKQELLDAVAIGQITPGPVFTTATFLGFQVSGLPGAVVATVGIFLPSFVFVALLTRIVGWARNTPWVRPALDGVNAASLGLMAGVTLVLARAAFPDVITVGIGIAAVLVLVRWNPSTVWLLGVGAAIGAFKLVA; encoded by the coding sequence GTGGATCGGGCCGATCGAAGCCGTGTCGCGGAGGTCGGGTGCCTGTTCGCTCGGTTGGGGTTGACCGCGTTCGGTGGTCCTGCGGCGCACGTCGCGATGATGCGGCGCGAGGTCGTCGAGCAGCGCGGCTGGGTCGACGACCAAGAGTTCCTCGATCTCGTGGGTGCGACGAACCTGATTCCGGGCCCGAACTCGACCGAGCTCGCGATCCACTTGGGCGCGCGCCGAGCCGGCGCCCGGGGTCTGGTGGTCGCGGGGGTTGCGTTCATCTTGCCTGCAGCGGTCATTGTGACCGGCCTCGCGTGGCTCTATTCCGAGTACGGGCGTTCGGCCGCATTCGTCGACTTGAGCTACGGGGTGCTGCCGGTCGTCATGGCGATCATCGGCCAGGCCCTGTGGGGACTGGCCCGCACCGCGATCAAGACACTCGCGCTGGGAACGACCACGGCCGCGGTCATGGCGCTCTACTTGGTCGGTGTCAACGAGCTGTTACTGCTCGCGGCCGGCGCGTTTGGCGGCATCCTCGTCAGTGCGTGGCGGGCGAAACCTCCAGGGGGGTCGACTGCACTCCTCGGCGCGCTCCTCGTCGCGCCCGGCGGCCTTGGAGTCCTCGTCGCGCGTGCCCGAACGACTGTGGACCCGGAGCTCGCGCGGCTCTTCTTCGTGTTCCTCAAGATCGGCAGCGTGCTCTACGGCAGCGGTTATGTGCTGCTCGCGTTCTTGCAGCGCGACCTGGTGCAGCACCTCGGATGGGTGACCAAGCAGGAGCTCCTCGACGCGGTCGCGATCGGGCAGATCACTCCCGGACCGGTGTTCACGACGGCTACGTTCCTGGGCTTCCAAGTCTCGGGCCTCCCAGGAGCTGTCGTCGCGACCGTCGGGATCTTCTTACCGTCGTTCGTCTTCGTCGCGCTGTTGACCCGCATCGTCGGGTGGGCTCGGAACACCCCCTGGGTCCGTCCCGCGCTCGACGGGGTCAACGCCGCGTCACTCGGGCTGATGGCAGGTGTGACCCTCGTCCTCGCCCGGGCTGCGTTCCCCGACGTGATCACCGTGGGAATCGGCATCGCGGCAGTGCTGGTCCTCGTGCGTTGGAACCCGAGCACGGTCTGGCTGCTCGGCGTGGGCGCGGCGATCGGGGCATTCAAGCTCGTCGCGTAG
- a CDS encoding PadR family transcriptional regulator, producing the protein MREFTRGAVRLHILHHAARHDVHGAWMRTELAHHGHRISPGTLYPTLHRMEYEGLLRSRPVVVDGRARRVYRATARGRRALEQSLAALRELATELLES; encoded by the coding sequence GTGCGGGAGTTCACGCGTGGCGCGGTGCGACTCCACATCCTCCACCACGCCGCCCGGCACGATGTCCACGGCGCGTGGATGCGGACCGAGCTCGCGCATCATGGCCATCGCATCAGCCCCGGAACCCTCTATCCAACCCTTCACCGCATGGAATACGAAGGACTGCTGCGATCACGCCCCGTCGTCGTCGACGGCCGCGCCCGCCGCGTTTACCGAGCCACTGCACGCGGTCGGCGAGCCCTCGAGCAGTCTCTCGCCGCTCTGCGTGAGCTCGCTACCGAACTGCTCGAATCCTGA
- a CDS encoding ribbon-helix-helix domain-containing protein, producing MKELLVRRAEDEGVPVSEVIREALRHHLKTSEPGATRRGARIFANGLPTNTPTFRRAEAYCVDTHSELISQNATQCHSLDSGIPPAKPWTRVRFPPPPPSFS from the coding sequence ATGAAGGAGCTTCTCGTTCGCCGAGCCGAGGACGAAGGGGTGCCGGTATCGGAAGTGATCCGTGAAGCACTCCGCCACCACCTCAAGACCAGCGAACCAGGAGCCACCCGGCGCGGGGCCCGAATCTTTGCCAATGGTTTGCCAACGAACACGCCGACATTCAGGCGCGCTGAGGCATACTGCGTGGACACCCATAGCGAGCTGATCAGCCAGAACGCAACTCAATGCCACAGCCTGGACAGTGGCATTCCGCCTGCAAAACCCTGGACGCGGGTTCGATTCCCGCCGCCGCCTCCAAGTTTCTCCTAG
- a CDS encoding DoxX family protein encodes MVELLTRSRSTRWSGAAAFVPTVVRVGAGGFFVATGAGKFLDYSHEVDEFRRFEVPLPDIAVPLVGILEIVGGALLIVGFATRFAAGTLALNMVGALLTAGRVVGGDFHLIYAPTLLVLMLVLVWVGPGRSSVDNHLHRAHARLPKSGDARTD; translated from the coding sequence ATGGTCGAGCTTCTCACTCGCTCCCGATCCACTCGTTGGTCGGGCGCGGCGGCGTTCGTCCCAACCGTTGTGCGGGTCGGTGCCGGGGGGTTCTTCGTGGCCACCGGTGCTGGGAAGTTCCTCGATTACTCGCACGAGGTCGACGAGTTCCGCCGTTTCGAGGTTCCGCTTCCGGACATCGCTGTACCCCTCGTCGGGATCCTTGAGATCGTCGGTGGCGCGCTGCTGATTGTTGGTTTCGCCACGCGGTTTGCCGCGGGCACCCTCGCGCTGAACATGGTCGGTGCCCTGCTGACCGCCGGTCGCGTCGTCGGGGGAGACTTCCATCTCATCTACGCGCCCACGCTGCTCGTACTCATGCTCGTGCTGGTCTGGGTTGGTCCGGGTCGCTCTTCGGTTGACAACCACCTCCACCGGGCGCACGCCAGGTTGCCAAAGTCGGGCGACGCCCGCACGGACTGA
- a CDS encoding type II toxin-antitoxin system VapC family toxin, translated as MSVFDAGVVIAGLDASDARHGAAARALGAARDRGDEFVVPASAYAEILVRPAAQGEAVVARLDAALDALPVVVADATRDIARRAATLRARHPSLRLPDALVIATAVELDADHLLTTDRRWKSLRGLGLRGRLTVVA; from the coding sequence TTGAGTGTCTTCGACGCGGGCGTCGTGATCGCAGGGCTCGACGCGAGCGACGCCCGCCATGGTGCCGCGGCCCGAGCCCTGGGTGCCGCCCGCGACCGCGGCGACGAGTTCGTGGTCCCCGCGTCGGCGTATGCGGAGATTCTGGTGCGCCCTGCCGCTCAAGGGGAGGCGGTGGTCGCCCGCCTTGACGCTGCCCTCGACGCGTTGCCGGTTGTGGTTGCCGACGCCACGCGCGACATCGCCCGTCGCGCGGCCACCCTCCGCGCACGCCACCCGAGTTTGCGCTTGCCTGACGCGCTCGTGATCGCAACTGCAGTCGAGCTCGACGCCGACCACCTGCTGACCACCGACCGGAGATGGAAGTCGCTGCGCGGTCTCGGTCTCCGCGGCCGCCTCACGGTGGTCGCATGA
- a CDS encoding AbrB/MazE/SpoVT family DNA-binding domain-containing protein encodes MTIPVDAMQAAGLRPGDRLRARAEGAGRVLLEREAEPLDEFLGLFTGAYDDFDLDALREEWA; translated from the coding sequence GTGACGATCCCGGTTGACGCTATGCAGGCCGCGGGGCTTCGGCCCGGTGATCGTCTCCGGGCTCGCGCTGAAGGCGCCGGCCGAGTTCTGCTCGAGCGCGAAGCCGAGCCGCTCGACGAGTTCCTCGGCTTGTTCACCGGCGCGTACGACGATTTCGACCTCGACGCATTGCGCGAAGAATGGGCTTGA
- a CDS encoding site-specific integrase — protein MRGHIRVRKGSRGTSYELRVYAGVDGSGKRRYIVETVRGSRRDAEKRLAQLITAADSGQARSTSKARLSELVDEWWEACTSHLSPHTRIGYRGMLRRYVLPTFGSRRIDKLKPLEIERWYAKLMAGPPPLSPLTVRKIHTLLSGILSTAVRWGWLPVSPLAHVRAPRAVLKAMRAPEPEEIALALQAAQEFDEELHVFLRLSAALGTRRGETAALHWCDVDLDNGDVHVHRGLAPVEIDPTQVLEKGTKTHANARLAIDNETVETLQRFRVRAIENAFAFGIAFNDDSYVFSPEPGGRAPWHPDHFGGQWERLRKKLGLDHIRLHDWRHFHGTELASAGVPMTVVRDRLRHSNIRTTSIYAHGRRALDRVAADAIGDALKKAHPRGDEAAR, from the coding sequence GTGCGAGGACACATCAGAGTTCGGAAGGGATCGCGCGGCACGTCGTACGAGCTGCGCGTGTACGCCGGGGTCGACGGGAGCGGCAAGCGCAGATACATCGTGGAGACCGTCCGTGGGTCGCGCCGAGATGCCGAGAAGCGGCTCGCGCAGCTGATCACCGCGGCCGACAGCGGCCAGGCCCGGTCGACGTCGAAAGCGAGACTGAGCGAGCTCGTCGACGAATGGTGGGAGGCGTGCACGAGCCACCTGAGCCCGCACACGCGGATCGGGTATCGAGGGATGCTCCGGCGCTACGTGCTGCCGACGTTCGGCTCGCGCCGCATCGACAAGCTGAAGCCGCTCGAGATCGAGCGTTGGTACGCGAAGTTGATGGCCGGCCCGCCGCCGCTCTCGCCGCTGACGGTGCGCAAGATCCACACGCTGCTCTCGGGGATCCTGTCGACGGCCGTCCGCTGGGGTTGGCTGCCCGTGAGTCCGCTGGCCCACGTGCGCGCACCGAGAGCGGTCCTCAAGGCGATGCGGGCGCCCGAGCCGGAAGAGATTGCTCTCGCCCTCCAGGCTGCGCAGGAGTTCGACGAAGAGCTGCATGTGTTCCTCCGCCTCTCGGCCGCGCTGGGGACACGGCGCGGCGAGACAGCCGCGCTGCACTGGTGTGACGTCGATCTCGACAACGGCGACGTCCATGTGCACCGCGGCCTTGCGCCAGTCGAGATCGATCCCACGCAGGTCCTCGAGAAGGGCACCAAGACCCATGCGAACGCGCGTCTCGCGATCGACAACGAGACCGTCGAGACGCTCCAGCGCTTCCGAGTGCGAGCCATCGAGAACGCATTCGCGTTCGGCATCGCCTTCAACGACGACTCGTACGTGTTTTCGCCTGAGCCCGGGGGACGAGCGCCGTGGCACCCAGACCACTTCGGCGGGCAGTGGGAGCGGCTCCGCAAGAAGCTCGGTCTCGACCACATCCGCCTGCACGACTGGCGCCACTTCCACGGCACCGAGCTCGCGTCCGCCGGCGTGCCCATGACCGTCGTACGCGACCGTCTCCGCCATTCGAACATCCGGACCACATCGATCTATGCCCACGGACGCCGCGCCCTCGATCGCGTCGCCGCCGACGCGATCGGCGATGCGCTCAAGAAGGCTCATCCTCGCGGCGATGAGGCCGCGCGATGA
- a CDS encoding class I SAM-dependent methyltransferase has product MGAEQVRHPIFAKIYSRFAPQMDAAGARKHREELLAGLSGRVIEVGAGTGLNFKRYPATVTEVLAVEPEPHLRAIAEKAAADAAVTVTVVDGTAGELPAPDGAFDAVVASLMLCSVRDLPKALAEMRRVMRPGGELRFYEHVRSANAVLGSVQRALDVMWPHLFGGCHTSRETAAAIGDAGFEIERSRRLTFRPAIFAAPVAPHIIGVARRPAH; this is encoded by the coding sequence GTGGGAGCAGAACAGGTTCGCCACCCGATCTTCGCCAAGATCTACTCGCGCTTCGCTCCACAGATGGATGCCGCGGGCGCGCGCAAGCATCGCGAGGAGCTCCTTGCCGGTCTCTCCGGACGGGTCATCGAGGTCGGCGCTGGCACCGGGCTGAACTTCAAGCGTTATCCCGCAACGGTGACCGAGGTGCTCGCGGTCGAGCCCGAGCCGCACCTGCGCGCGATCGCGGAGAAGGCTGCGGCCGACGCGGCGGTGACGGTGACCGTGGTCGATGGCACCGCAGGTGAGCTGCCCGCACCGGATGGCGCGTTCGACGCGGTCGTCGCGTCACTCATGCTGTGTTCCGTGCGCGATCTCCCGAAGGCGCTCGCCGAGATGCGCCGGGTCATGCGCCCCGGCGGCGAGCTCCGGTTCTATGAGCACGTTCGGTCGGCCAACGCGGTCCTTGGCTCGGTGCAGCGCGCGCTCGACGTGATGTGGCCGCACCTCTTCGGTGGGTGCCACACGAGCCGTGAGACGGCCGCAGCGATCGGCGATGCCGGATTCGAGATCGAGCGCAGCCGCCGGCTCACGTTCCGGCCGGCGATCTTCGCGGCGCCCGTTGCACCGCACATCATCGGAGTCGCTCGACGTCCGGCCCACTAA
- a CDS encoding PQQ-binding-like beta-propeller repeat protein, translating into MRLGGRRTAGCVLALAVLAACLLPASGSFGAIRRDVPASSCDWPMWGRTIERTFATECPGLTPENAADLKRIWFFNTFDVVTATPAVVGNTVYVGDWSGRFYAVRRSNGKKKWTYATKPHARVYAGQIVSSAAVELVDGVRTVYFGGGKTLYALRARDGKLLWKHEIGAPGDGADYSEIESSPIVVDNLVIVGWDVHNDPSGRPAGVLALDAATGEEAWTSVLAPTEGDSATGSGCADVWGSPTVDIDLRFVYVGTGNCVTTEGWGRFAEAIVALRLDDGSVAWSYQPHEQNKDDFDFAGAPNLFETADGRALVGLGNKDGNYYTVDRATGEEVWQTHAADAGLPEPGSNFSTGGFIGGTAYTEGIISGGTAVGGSPFLHALDATSGEIIWQQPEAAATYGAAAVANGVLVIGGTDFTIRALDVATGEVLWREEVSGAVSGGAAIVDDDVIAVAGIREPGVGNRSRTSGVYKFSLHGKPVTSTTGETKPAPTATTIAGAIPDCVKAPCNVAFDLKQPPAGTNPTMTLELTLDPWRAEIRTTGFGPPETWLRAGSPAATDGATRFGVFISESDDNPQGGLLCILEADGSCVSSKIPRPGAAYNRISVLAITDSDELPSTAQGFDRLVTTKSFNPLLVPVAGKSKGKKNK; encoded by the coding sequence GTGCGCCTCGGAGGGAGGCGAACGGCAGGGTGCGTGCTCGCTCTTGCCGTGCTCGCCGCATGCTTGCTGCCAGCGTCAGGATCGTTCGGCGCCATTCGCCGCGACGTGCCGGCCAGCTCGTGCGACTGGCCCATGTGGGGTCGGACCATCGAGCGCACCTTCGCGACGGAGTGCCCCGGGCTCACTCCTGAGAACGCGGCCGACCTCAAGCGCATCTGGTTCTTCAACACGTTCGACGTGGTGACGGCCACGCCGGCAGTGGTCGGCAACACGGTGTACGTGGGTGACTGGTCAGGTCGCTTCTATGCGGTGCGCCGGTCGAACGGCAAGAAGAAATGGACGTACGCGACCAAGCCGCACGCACGCGTGTACGCCGGACAGATCGTCTCATCGGCCGCGGTCGAGCTCGTCGACGGCGTCCGCACCGTGTACTTCGGTGGCGGCAAGACGCTGTACGCGCTGCGAGCCCGCGACGGCAAGCTCCTCTGGAAGCACGAGATCGGCGCGCCAGGGGATGGCGCGGACTACTCCGAGATCGAATCCTCTCCGATCGTGGTCGACAACCTCGTCATCGTGGGGTGGGACGTGCACAACGATCCGAGTGGCCGCCCGGCGGGGGTGCTGGCGCTCGACGCGGCGACGGGCGAGGAGGCGTGGACCTCTGTACTGGCCCCGACCGAGGGCGACAGCGCAACCGGCAGCGGCTGCGCCGATGTATGGGGTTCGCCCACCGTCGACATCGATCTGCGCTTCGTGTACGTGGGCACCGGCAACTGCGTCACCACCGAGGGGTGGGGACGCTTCGCGGAGGCAATCGTCGCGCTGCGACTCGACGACGGGTCGGTGGCGTGGTCCTACCAACCACACGAGCAGAACAAGGACGACTTCGACTTCGCCGGCGCGCCCAACTTGTTCGAGACCGCGGACGGGCGCGCGCTCGTCGGGCTCGGCAACAAGGACGGCAACTACTACACCGTCGACCGCGCGACCGGCGAGGAGGTGTGGCAGACGCACGCCGCCGATGCCGGGCTACCCGAGCCGGGCAGCAACTTCTCGACTGGTGGGTTCATCGGAGGCACCGCGTACACCGAGGGCATCATCAGCGGCGGGACAGCAGTCGGCGGATCGCCGTTCCTCCATGCGCTCGACGCCACATCGGGCGAGATCATCTGGCAGCAGCCGGAGGCCGCCGCGACCTATGGCGCTGCCGCGGTGGCGAACGGCGTGCTCGTGATCGGCGGCACCGACTTCACGATCCGCGCGCTCGACGTCGCGACCGGCGAGGTCCTGTGGCGCGAAGAGGTCAGCGGCGCGGTGTCCGGCGGCGCGGCGATTGTTGACGATGACGTCATCGCAGTGGCCGGGATCCGTGAGCCCGGCGTCGGAAATCGGAGTCGGACGAGCGGCGTCTACAAGTTCTCGCTGCACGGCAAGCCGGTCACGAGCACGACCGGCGAGACGAAGCCCGCACCCACCGCAACCACCATCGCAGGGGCCATCCCCGACTGCGTCAAGGCGCCGTGCAACGTGGCGTTCGACCTCAAGCAGCCGCCGGCCGGCACGAACCCGACCATGACACTCGAGCTCACGCTCGATCCGTGGCGCGCGGAGATCCGAACGACCGGGTTCGGGCCGCCCGAGACATGGCTGCGCGCGGGGAGCCCGGCTGCTACCGACGGAGCCACTCGCTTCGGCGTGTTCATCTCCGAGAGCGACGACAACCCGCAGGGCGGGCTGCTCTGCATCTTGGAGGCCGACGGCTCGTGCGTGTCGTCGAAGATCCCACGACCCGGCGCGGCCTACAACCGCATCTCGGTGCTCGCGATCACCGATTCCGATGAGCTGCCGTCGACCGCACAAGGATTCGACCGGCTCGTGACCACCAAGTCGTTCAACCCGTTGCTCGTGCCGGTGGCCGGCAAGAGCAAGGGGAAGAAGAACAAGTAG
- a CDS encoding OB-fold domain-containing protein, translating into MTPGVQLLAVGAAAPAWRLAASEAAAAWGRKGGKGQSAVCAPDEDVLTLAAEAATRALAVSELQTDIVDGLWWGTSRPPFAEGPSHAVLARAIGLSHRSSGALCSGSPHAGMEALLGAADAIGAGSARVALVVVSDAIVPGLGTPYEARAGAGAAAVVLVSHGGDASIGARVTRTFPFLDRYRGDGESGTRDLYDARLFREEVFVPTLRELGEQLAALDVRAWSLPDPDGRLGGVVAKQLGTSTPVSDAVYTELGDTGAAAALLGGIGALDAAGTVAIVGWGGGRATGIEINVKSPVRGAATVAHSITAGRPASYADVLRARNQLVASGETVQMAVPPESAQFVRGADEMLGLMGARCVDCGTINTPPSIHPHCTSCGSAKFVLTSLARRGKVHTYVVNHTMPAPFVAPLPIAVIDLEDGARVMLQVVGDGSDLAVGSDVELVLRKYAHERGVPVYGYKARATDGPVEVEEAE; encoded by the coding sequence GTGACCCCCGGCGTGCAACTGCTGGCTGTCGGCGCGGCCGCGCCCGCGTGGCGCCTTGCTGCGTCTGAGGCCGCTGCCGCCTGGGGGCGCAAGGGCGGCAAGGGGCAGTCGGCCGTCTGTGCGCCCGACGAAGACGTCCTCACTCTCGCGGCCGAAGCGGCCACCCGGGCGCTCGCGGTCTCCGAGCTCCAGACCGACATCGTCGACGGGCTCTGGTGGGGCACGTCACGCCCGCCGTTCGCCGAGGGTCCGAGCCATGCGGTGCTCGCCCGCGCGATCGGTCTCTCCCACCGTTCGAGCGGCGCGCTCTGCTCGGGCTCGCCGCACGCCGGCATGGAGGCGCTGCTCGGCGCCGCCGACGCGATCGGCGCCGGCTCCGCACGAGTGGCGCTCGTCGTGGTGTCCGATGCGATCGTGCCCGGGCTCGGCACGCCGTACGAGGCGCGCGCCGGAGCCGGCGCGGCTGCCGTCGTACTCGTCTCGCATGGTGGCGACGCCTCGATCGGCGCTCGCGTCACCCGCACGTTCCCCTTCCTCGATCGGTACCGCGGTGACGGCGAGAGCGGCACGCGAGACCTCTACGACGCCCGCCTGTTCCGCGAAGAGGTGTTCGTGCCGACGCTGCGTGAGCTCGGTGAGCAGCTCGCGGCGCTCGACGTGCGCGCGTGGTCGCTCCCCGATCCCGACGGTCGCCTCGGTGGCGTCGTCGCGAAGCAGCTCGGCACGTCGACCCCGGTGTCCGACGCGGTCTACACCGAGCTCGGCGACACCGGCGCCGCGGCTGCCTTGCTCGGCGGCATCGGCGCGCTCGATGCGGCCGGGACGGTCGCGATCGTGGGTTGGGGTGGCGGACGCGCGACGGGGATCGAGATCAATGTGAAGTCGCCGGTGCGCGGCGCGGCCACCGTTGCGCACTCGATCACCGCCGGACGGCCTGCTTCCTATGCGGACGTGCTGCGCGCTCGCAACCAGCTCGTTGCGTCGGGTGAGACGGTGCAGATGGCGGTCCCGCCCGAGAGCGCGCAGTTCGTGCGCGGCGCCGACGAGATGCTCGGCCTCATGGGCGCCCGGTGCGTGGACTGCGGCACCATCAATACCCCGCCGTCGATCCACCCGCATTGCACGTCGTGCGGCAGTGCGAAGTTCGTGCTCACCTCACTCGCCCGTCGCGGGAAGGTCCACACGTACGTAGTGAACCACACGATGCCCGCGCCGTTCGTCGCGCCACTCCCGATCGCGGTGATCGATCTCGAAGACGGCGCGCGCGTGATGCTCCAGGTCGTGGGCGACGGGTCCGATCTTGCGGTCGGTTCCGACGTCGAGCTGGTGCTGCGGAAGTACGCGCACGAGCGTGGCGTACCTGTCTACGGCTACAAGGCGCGCGCTACCGATGGGCCGGTCGAGGTGGAGGAAGCCGAATGA
- a CDS encoding thiolase domain-containing protein has product MSWNRVAVVGAGLIKFGELFEQSYEQMASDAFSAAVESVDAGFEPEQVEAAFVATQRGTLWGQEGIGGNTIPSAIGLSGIACTRIENACPSGSDAFRVGAMAVASGVHDVVLVIGVEKMRDKSTEEGLLARAASGHPIFTRGETAPVLFAPFATRHMHDFGTTREMLASVAVKNHHNGALCPYAHFQNEITIEDVLASAPVCHPLHLLDCCPQTDGAAAVLLVNADRAEQFTDKPVYVAGFGVATDHPYLHEKTSFTSLKATQMAAERAYAMAGVEPGQIDMAEVHDCFTITEILDIEDLGFVDKGKGGVASLDGETSLTGRIPINTSGGLLAKGHPIGATGVAQLTECWWQLRGEADARQVEMRNGYALQHNVGGRGSGVSVVNILTNNRP; this is encoded by the coding sequence ATGAGCTGGAACCGGGTCGCGGTCGTGGGCGCCGGGCTCATCAAGTTCGGCGAGCTGTTCGAGCAGAGCTACGAGCAGATGGCCTCCGACGCCTTCTCGGCCGCGGTGGAAAGCGTGGACGCCGGCTTCGAGCCCGAGCAGGTCGAGGCCGCGTTCGTGGCCACGCAACGCGGCACCCTCTGGGGTCAAGAAGGCATCGGCGGCAACACGATCCCGTCAGCCATCGGGCTGTCAGGCATTGCCTGCACCCGCATCGAGAACGCCTGCCCGTCAGGGTCCGACGCCTTTCGCGTCGGGGCGATGGCCGTGGCGAGCGGTGTGCACGACGTCGTGCTCGTGATCGGCGTCGAGAAGATGCGGGACAAGTCGACCGAAGAGGGCCTGCTGGCACGCGCCGCGTCCGGCCATCCGATCTTCACTCGTGGCGAGACCGCGCCCGTGCTGTTCGCTCCGTTCGCCACCCGTCACATGCACGACTTCGGCACGACGCGCGAGATGCTCGCATCCGTTGCCGTGAAGAACCACCACAACGGCGCGCTCTGCCCGTACGCGCACTTCCAGAACGAGATCACCATCGAGGACGTGCTGGCGTCGGCGCCGGTCTGCCACCCGCTCCACCTCCTCGACTGCTGCCCCCAGACCGACGGCGCCGCGGCGGTGCTCCTCGTGAACGCCGACCGCGCTGAGCAGTTCACCGACAAGCCGGTGTACGTGGCCGGCTTCGGCGTGGCGACCGACCACCCGTACCTGCACGAGAAGACGAGCTTCACCTCGCTGAAGGCCACGCAGATGGCAGCCGAACGTGCCTACGCGATGGCCGGCGTCGAGCCAGGGCAGATCGACATGGCAGAAGTCCACGACTGCTTCACGATCACCGAGATCCTCGACATCGAAGACCTCGGCTTCGTCGACAAGGGCAAGGGCGGCGTCGCCTCACTCGACGGGGAGACATCGCTCACGGGTCGCATCCCGATCAACACGTCGGGTGGACTGCTCGCCAAGGGTCACCCGATCGGCGCGACCGGCGTCGCGCAGCTCACCGAGTGCTGGTGGCAGCTGCGGGGCGAGGCCGACGCCCGCCAGGTGGAGATGCGCAATGGGTACGCGCTCCAGCACAACGTGGGCGGTCGCGGCTCCGGCGTCTCGGTCGTGAACATCCTCACCAACAACCGGCCCTGA
- a CDS encoding enoyl-CoA hydratase-related protein, translated as MTVRYEVGADHVGRITLDRPEAKNALTVEMRDAIVDAVRSARGDDNARALLITGVGNAFCAGMDLSASTLAKASEPGFNNRSTAEALRVGVQSFIRELWELDKPTVAAVNGAAVGPGAHLAIACDFVLVHDETRFMWSFAKIGLVVDAGGAYLLPRLVGLPRAKAMVLLGEGAKGAEAVALGLAYQCVAPAELASAADDLAVRLAAGPTRSLGLSKRLLNASFETDLAHSLDVEGSFQALAATSADLAEGMAAFTERRDPKFTGG; from the coding sequence GTGACCGTTCGCTACGAGGTCGGGGCCGACCATGTCGGTCGCATCACGCTCGACCGCCCCGAGGCCAAGAACGCGCTCACCGTCGAGATGCGCGACGCCATCGTCGACGCGGTTCGCTCGGCACGCGGCGACGACAACGCGCGCGCGTTGCTCATCACTGGGGTGGGCAACGCCTTCTGCGCCGGCATGGACCTCAGCGCGTCGACACTCGCGAAGGCGTCAGAGCCAGGGTTCAACAATCGGAGCACCGCCGAGGCGCTGCGCGTCGGGGTGCAGTCCTTCATCCGCGAGCTGTGGGAGCTCGACAAGCCGACGGTGGCCGCCGTGAACGGCGCTGCGGTCGGTCCGGGCGCGCACCTCGCCATCGCGTGTGACTTCGTGCTCGTGCACGACGAGACGCGGTTCATGTGGTCGTTCGCCAAGATCGGGCTGGTGGTCGATGCCGGCGGTGCGTACCTGTTGCCGCGGCTCGTGGGCCTTCCCCGCGCCAAGGCGATGGTGTTGCTCGGCGAAGGCGCCAAGGGCGCGGAAGCGGTCGCCCTCGGGCTCGCATACCAGTGCGTCGCGCCCGCCGAGCTCGCGTCAGCCGCGGACGACCTGGCCGTGCGCCTCGCGGCCGGGCCCACCCGCTCGCTCGGGCTCTCGAAGCGGCTGCTCAATGCAAGCTTCGAGACCGACCTCGCGCACTCCCTCGACGTCGAGGGTTCGTTCCAGGCCCTCGCGGCGACGTCAGCCGATCTGGCGGAGGGCATGGCCGCGTTCACGGAGCGGCGCGACCCGAAGTTCACCGGCGGCTGA